A region from the Oceanidesulfovibrio marinus genome encodes:
- a CDS encoding ABC transporter ATP-binding protein — MSKSSLLTLRNVDIFYGRIHAVKRVSMHVNAGEIVALIGGNGAGKTSLLTAISGLVRPASGSVSYEGKDIHKARAERIVRMGVSHVPEGRLVFGPMSVADNLALGGYVRKSKEETRRDIDQIYAMFPVLAERRRQLAGTLSGGEQQMLAIGRALMAKPRLLLLDEPSMGLAPRIARDIFSHVVELKERFGLTVLLVEQNAKNALRIADRGYVLETGRVVLQGPADDLLANRDVQRAYLGRDVAREM; from the coding sequence ATGAGTAAATCTTCCCTCCTCACCCTGCGCAACGTGGACATCTTCTACGGCCGCATCCACGCCGTGAAGCGCGTCTCCATGCACGTGAATGCCGGCGAGATCGTCGCCCTTATCGGCGGCAACGGCGCCGGCAAGACCAGCCTGCTCACGGCCATCTCCGGCCTGGTGCGGCCCGCGTCCGGCAGTGTTTCCTACGAGGGCAAGGACATCCACAAGGCCCGCGCCGAGCGCATCGTGCGCATGGGCGTCTCCCACGTGCCGGAAGGCCGGCTGGTGTTCGGCCCCATGAGCGTGGCCGACAACCTGGCCCTGGGCGGGTACGTACGAAAGAGCAAGGAAGAAACCCGCCGCGACATCGATCAGATTTACGCCATGTTCCCGGTGCTGGCCGAGCGCCGCCGCCAGTTGGCCGGCACGCTCTCCGGCGGCGAGCAGCAGATGCTCGCCATCGGCCGGGCGCTCATGGCCAAGCCGCGCCTGCTGCTTCTGGACGAGCCGTCCATGGGCCTTGCGCCGCGTATCGCCCGCGACATCTTCAGCCACGTCGTGGAGCTCAAGGAGCGCTTCGGCCTCACTGTGCTGCTGGTGGAGCAGAACGCCAAGAACGCCCTGCGCATCGCCGACCGCGGCTACGTGCTGGAGACCGGCCGCGTGGTGCTCCAGGGACCGGCCGACGACCTCCTGGCCAACCGCGACGTCCAACGCGCCTACCTGGGGCGCGATGTAGCCCGGGAAATGTAA
- a CDS encoding branched-chain amino acid ABC transporter permease, producing MFSSYLQYLISGLTVGATYGLTGLGFTIIFNTTGIINFAQGEFVMLGGMLAVFLYASGIPLPLALLGAIVATTIVGALMERLTIRPVKGGSSIQLIIITIGVSIVIRGIVMLTLGKDTFALPHFSGETPIALAGASFMPQSVWILAITGLILAALRYFFKRTLFGKAMLACSFDRKAAYLVGVSVERMVLFSFMLSAFVGAVGGIILAPLTLTSYDRGIMLGLKGFAACILGGLGNPFGAAAGGLIIGVLESFGAGLISSGYKDAFAFIVLLLLLFVKPSGLFGRAQVKRV from the coding sequence ATGTTCTCAAGCTACCTGCAATACCTCATCTCCGGCCTCACGGTCGGCGCCACCTACGGCCTCACCGGGCTTGGCTTCACCATTATTTTCAACACCACCGGCATCATCAACTTCGCCCAGGGCGAGTTCGTGATGCTGGGCGGCATGCTCGCCGTGTTCCTGTACGCCTCGGGCATTCCGCTGCCCCTGGCCCTGCTGGGCGCTATCGTCGCCACCACCATCGTGGGCGCGCTCATGGAGCGCCTCACCATCCGACCGGTCAAGGGCGGCTCCTCCATCCAGCTGATCATCATCACCATCGGCGTCTCCATCGTCATCCGCGGCATTGTCATGCTCACACTGGGCAAGGACACCTTCGCCCTGCCGCACTTTTCCGGCGAGACGCCCATCGCCCTGGCCGGCGCGTCCTTCATGCCGCAGAGCGTCTGGATTCTGGCCATCACCGGGCTGATCCTCGCGGCGCTGCGCTACTTCTTCAAACGGACGCTGTTCGGCAAGGCCATGCTCGCCTGCTCCTTTGATCGCAAGGCCGCCTACCTGGTGGGCGTCAGCGTGGAGCGCATGGTGCTGTTCTCATTCATGCTTTCGGCTTTCGTGGGGGCCGTGGGCGGCATCATCCTTGCGCCGCTCACTCTCACCTCCTACGACCGGGGCATCATGCTGGGGCTCAAAGGCTTTGCCGCATGCATTCTGGGTGGGCTGGGCAACCCCTTCGGTGCGGCGGCCGGCGGGCTGATCATCGGCGTGCTGGAGTCCTTCGGCGCCGGGCTCATTTCCTCCGGCTACAAGGACGCCTTCGCCTTCATCGTGCTGCTGCTCCTGCTCTTCGTCAAACCCTCGGGCCTGTTCGGCCGGGCGCAGGTCAAGCGGGTCTAG
- a CDS encoding branched-chain amino acid ABC transporter permease, with protein MLRAISKSLLVPAVFLGLLLVLPFLLSNEYYVSVLILCCINAIIAAGLNLLMGYAGQISLGHAAFYGLGAYATAVATATFGLPMELGLVIAVGGSALVALIIGIPTLKLTGHYLAMATLGFGLVVFIFFNETISLTGGPSGFVGIPRLSLFGVTVQSDLSYYYLVATALALVIFISRNLIDSRFGRALKALHTSEKAAQIAGVDIARYKLMVFVLSAAFAGLAGFLYAHYLTFIAPSSFGFLYSVELLTMVVLGGMATLWGSVVGAFFLTSLPEFLRVFENIEILLFGAILVVCMMFLPQGIVGGITSLAGRLKSRKEESDG; from the coding sequence ATGCTGCGCGCCATCTCCAAAAGCCTGCTGGTCCCGGCAGTGTTCCTCGGCCTGCTGCTGGTGCTGCCGTTCCTGCTCTCCAACGAGTACTACGTGAGCGTGCTCATCCTCTGCTGCATCAACGCGATCATCGCGGCCGGGCTGAACCTGCTGATGGGCTACGCCGGCCAGATATCCCTGGGCCACGCCGCCTTCTACGGCCTGGGCGCCTACGCAACAGCCGTGGCCACGGCCACGTTCGGCCTGCCCATGGAGCTGGGCCTGGTCATCGCCGTGGGCGGCTCCGCCCTGGTGGCGCTGATCATCGGCATCCCCACGCTCAAGCTCACCGGCCACTACCTGGCCATGGCCACCCTGGGCTTCGGTCTCGTGGTCTTCATCTTCTTCAACGAAACCATCTCCCTTACCGGCGGCCCCTCCGGCTTTGTGGGCATCCCGCGGCTCTCACTCTTCGGCGTCACCGTGCAGTCGGACCTGTCCTACTACTACCTGGTGGCCACGGCCCTGGCCCTGGTCATCTTCATCTCGCGCAACCTCATCGACTCCCGCTTCGGCCGCGCGCTCAAGGCCCTGCACACCAGCGAAAAGGCCGCGCAGATAGCCGGGGTGGACATTGCCCGCTACAAGCTCATGGTCTTCGTGCTCTCGGCCGCCTTTGCCGGCCTGGCCGGGTTCCTGTACGCGCACTACCTTACTTTCATCGCGCCTTCGAGCTTCGGCTTCCTCTACTCCGTGGAGCTCCTGACCATGGTGGTGCTGGGCGGCATGGCCACGCTCTGGGGCTCGGTGGTCGGCGCGTTTTTCCTCACTTCCCTGCCCGAGTTCCTGCGCGTGTTCGAGAACATCGAGATCCTGCTCTTCGGCGCCATCCTCGTGGTCTGCATGATGTTCCTGCCCCAGGGCATTGTGGGCGGAATCACAAGCCTGGCCGGCCGGCTCAAATCGCGCAAGGAGGAGAGCGATGGCTGA
- a CDS encoding phenylacetate--CoA ligase family protein, giving the protein MYWQKDIECMDREELTQLQLERLQATLFRVSRNVPLYRARFEEHDIDPDSFLSVDDLTRIPFTTKADIRENYPYGLFAVPLREVVRLHSSSGTSGRPVVVGYTRNDVKQWSDLDARILCMAGLDQDDVLQIAFSYGLFTGGFGHHYGAERLGASVIPSSSGNTKKQLAIMQDYRTTALACTPSYALHLADVMEEEGINPNALTLRWGLFGAEAWSENMRREIESRLKITATDNYGLSEIMGPGVAGECLEQGGLHVNEDAFLFEIVNPDTGEPVPDGEVGELVITTLTKEAFPMVRFRTGDLTRRIVEPCPCGRTHHRISRILGRVDDMITIKGVNVFPSQVEQILMDAQGAVPRFQIVVERDAGHLDRATIHLEVSESILFDQMRESQEFLASLKKRLASELGVGFEVSLVGKRTLPRGEEKMKRVIDKRSF; this is encoded by the coding sequence ATGTATTGGCAAAAAGACATCGAATGCATGGACCGCGAGGAGCTGACCCAGCTCCAGCTCGAACGCCTCCAGGCCACCCTCTTCCGCGTCTCCAGAAACGTGCCCCTCTACCGCGCGCGCTTCGAGGAGCACGACATCGACCCCGACTCTTTCCTGAGCGTGGACGACCTGACCCGCATCCCCTTCACCACCAAGGCCGATATCCGCGAGAACTACCCTTACGGCCTCTTTGCCGTGCCTCTGCGCGAGGTGGTCCGGCTGCACTCCTCCTCCGGCACCTCGGGCCGGCCCGTTGTGGTCGGCTACACCAGGAACGACGTGAAGCAGTGGTCCGATCTGGACGCGCGCATCCTCTGCATGGCCGGGCTCGACCAGGACGACGTCCTGCAGATCGCCTTCAGCTACGGCCTGTTCACCGGCGGCTTCGGCCACCACTACGGCGCCGAGCGCCTGGGCGCGTCCGTTATCCCCAGCTCCAGCGGCAACACCAAGAAGCAGCTCGCGATCATGCAGGACTACCGCACCACCGCCCTGGCCTGCACGCCCAGCTACGCCCTGCACCTGGCCGACGTCATGGAGGAGGAAGGCATCAACCCCAACGCCCTGACCCTGCGCTGGGGCCTGTTCGGGGCCGAGGCCTGGTCCGAGAACATGCGCCGGGAGATCGAGTCCCGGCTCAAGATCACAGCCACGGACAACTACGGCCTGTCCGAAATCATGGGGCCCGGCGTTGCCGGCGAGTGTCTGGAGCAAGGCGGCCTGCACGTCAACGAAGACGCCTTCCTTTTCGAGATCGTCAACCCAGACACCGGCGAGCCCGTGCCCGACGGCGAGGTGGGCGAGCTTGTCATCACCACGCTCACCAAGGAAGCCTTCCCCATGGTCCGCTTCCGCACCGGGGACCTCACCCGCCGCATCGTGGAGCCCTGCCCCTGCGGCCGCACCCACCACCGCATCAGCCGCATCCTGGGCCGCGTGGACGACATGATCACCATCAAAGGCGTCAATGTCTTCCCCTCGCAGGTGGAGCAGATCCTCATGGACGCCCAAGGCGCCGTGCCCCGCTTCCAGATCGTGGTGGAACGCGACGCCGGACACCTGGACCGCGCCACCATCCACCTGGAAGTCTCGGAGTCTATCCTCTTCGACCAGATGCGCGAAAGCCAGGAGTTCCTCGCCTCGCTCAAAAAGCGCCTCGCCTCCGAGCTCGGCGTGGGCTTCGAAGTCTCCCTGGTCGGTAAACGCACCCTGCCCCGCGGCGAAGAAAAAATGAAACGCGTCATCGACAAACGATCGTTCTAG
- a CDS encoding ABC transporter ATP-binding protein, translated as MAETVLSCRDLGVRFGGVVALSAVDFDVAAGSITAVIGPNGAGKTTLFNAVTGLVTPSGGEIRFNGAPINDQAPHKRAAAGLVRTFQNLEIFTNMSVLDNVLTGCHRTIEYGFLDALFKTPRYTRQEREHEDTARRALEFVGYDGPLDRPAGDLPFGGQRALELARAIAASPSVVLLDEPAAGLNMRETKNLGQLIARMRSELGLTIALVEHDMDLVMSVSDEITVLSFGQVLATGTPAEIQQDERVIAAYLGEDDEDDLPETTHEEAGA; from the coding sequence ATGGCTGAGACAGTGCTCTCCTGCCGGGATCTGGGCGTGCGCTTCGGCGGTGTGGTAGCGCTGAGCGCCGTGGACTTCGATGTGGCCGCAGGCTCCATCACCGCGGTCATCGGCCCCAACGGCGCCGGCAAGACCACGCTCTTCAACGCCGTCACCGGGCTGGTCACACCGTCCGGCGGCGAAATACGCTTCAATGGAGCACCCATCAACGACCAGGCCCCGCACAAACGCGCCGCAGCCGGTCTGGTGCGGACCTTCCAGAACCTCGAAATTTTCACGAATATGAGCGTGCTGGACAACGTGCTCACCGGCTGCCACCGGACCATCGAGTATGGTTTCCTGGACGCGCTGTTCAAGACGCCGCGCTACACCCGGCAGGAGCGCGAGCACGAGGACACGGCGCGCCGCGCCCTGGAGTTCGTGGGGTACGACGGCCCGCTGGACCGCCCGGCCGGAGACCTGCCCTTTGGCGGGCAACGCGCCCTGGAGCTGGCCCGCGCCATTGCCGCCAGCCCCTCCGTGGTGCTGCTGGACGAGCCGGCCGCCGGCCTGAACATGCGCGAAACCAAGAACCTCGGCCAGCTCATCGCCCGCATGCGCAGCGAGCTTGGCCTGACCATCGCCCTGGTGGAGCACGACATGGACCTGGTCATGTCCGTGAGCGACGAGATCACCGTGCTCTCCTTTGGCCAGGTGCTGGCCACGGGCACGCCGGCCGAAATCCAGCAGGACGAGCGCGTCATCGCCGCCTACCTGGGCGAGGACGATGAGGATGATCTTCCTGAAACCACCCACGAGGAGGCAGGCGCATGA